In one window of Syngnathus scovelli strain Florida chromosome 22, RoL_Ssco_1.2, whole genome shotgun sequence DNA:
- the ptpro gene encoding receptor-type tyrosine-protein phosphatase O isoform X4 gives MSTLMPSAAGSCLWSRAGRSRLSLQAGGHTVADGCPFKIRHGAINEHFPGPAGQPASQAASARCLLCFQVIAAFRVSVSEAGQIAADLETSDLRENVTAYAAQISGEPRPAVLPFGEPGRPVLFNASFHGLRYSVGLLLQRGLLWSRPVESVSLLTRPLPVSSVHISDYKDSPETGVVFDIDTPAGNVFSRVNISYSEGSERRSMLYKDFDEGKTVFKHWLPGVCYRNVTFQLISEASAYQTAQSDITHVPVHHRTVPYPPLDISWSVVDLSQSPTRESRSAGRLAGRRSRDVPGTQEEEPKPSEEPALARNLSAGAESTDARDRWPDSAAETSAGSEDEFVNGEALEYEDSNDAGSAMALPAESFVLPAKMSPVLLEVRWLPPRAPTSYDGFNIYIGRDGNTTQTASVDESTHEFFTELSEAGTYSLRVASLSAAGDCEARESAADAGFTFYLGPKGELLRELRQRPRAVTVRLLNSSTAAVSWAPSPEAHDGSIVSVVSTTCLKPSPSQRMESDYCSEENSTSANVGNLTPGAQYRVVVYHTNGPLISPPSEAVIVDIEPTGVQELAVYPLSPTAVMLSWRRPYQVTFRKYVLQTFFFNPVTLSSEWSTYYEIAATASVVASVRVTDLLPAWYYKFRVTMVTWGDPPLTCCHGSTVSFVTAPEAPHISSVDYSHGVLYVRWTYGELFVDLSHSRITHWQVVAVGKKGSERSYSVDVTRNAMRASLPLPPGDIYNLTVTACTERGRNTSAPGIVKLDPAPPRSVHAVNATHSSVTLLWSEDGVADHYQVLCRASPGGKEVTTGEPRVSGSHALTVSGLMPSSSYNCSVVSVSYSTPSKPAHVTFTTAAKEMNPSVAAISALAILSVLLLGLLLLFLLLLRKKHLQMSRECGAETFVNFASFERDGKLPYNWRRSLFAFLTLLPSCLWTDYLLAFYINPWGKTALKKRKLTSPVQLDDFEAYFKELSKDSAYKFSLQFEELKSVGLDLSHDAADLPVNRPKNRYTNILPYDFSRVRLFSLHDDEGADYINANYIPGYKHAKEYIATQGPLPETRNDFWKMVLQQKSPIVVMLTQCNERRRVKCDHYWPFSDEPVTYGEISVEMLSENESPEWTVRKFRLGYADETRDILHLNYTSWPDHGVPTVNAIESILQFVRIVRQQANKTKEPIVVHCSAGVGRTGTFMALDRLMQHIREHDFADIMGMVAEMRSHRLSMVQTEEQYVFIHQCVLLMWQKKKQQQQQQQQQQQQQQQQPLASDVIYENAGKT, from the exons ATGAGCACGCTTATGCCTTCTGCGGCCGGCTCGTGCCTTTGGAGCCGAGCCGGCCGTTCCCGTCTCTCGCTTCAGGCCGGTGGCCACACCGTAGCTGATGGCTGCCCGTTCAAAATCAGGCATGGTGCTATCAATGAGCATTTTCCTggcccagccggccagccagccagccaggcagccagcgcACGGTGTCTTTTGTGTTTTCAGGTCATCGCTGCTTTCCGGGTGAGTGTCAGCGAGGCCGGCCAGATCGCGGCGGACCTGGAGACCTCCGACCTTCGGGAGAACGTCACGGCGTACGCGGCGCAGATCAGCGGGGAGCCTCGGCCCGCCGTGCTCCCGTTCGGGGAGCCCGGCCGGCCCGTGCTCTTCAACGCGTCCTTCCACGGCCTGCGCTACAGCGTGGGCCTGCTGCTACAACGAGGACTGCTCTGGTCCAGACCCGTCGAAAGCGTGTCCCTCCTCACCA GGCCGCTTCCTGTGAGCAGCGTGCACATTTCAGACTACAAGGATTCTCCGGAGACCGGCGTGGTGTTTGACATCGACACTCCCGCGGGAAACGTTTTCAGCAGAGTCAACATCAGCTACAGCGAAGGGAGCGAAAGGCGCTCTATGCTTTACAAAG ACTTCGACGAGGGGAAGACCGTGTTCAAGCACTGGCTACCCGGGGTGTGCTACCGCAACGTCACCTTCCAGCTCATCTCGGAGGCCAGCGCCTACCAGACGGCACAGAGTGACATCACCCACGTGCCCGTGCATCACAGGACGG TGCCGTACCCTCCCCTCGACATCTCGTGGAGCGTCGTGGACCTGAGCCAAAGCCCGACGCGGGAAAGCCGCTCGGCCGGCCGCTTGGCCGGCCGACGCTCCCGCGACGTCCCCGGCACGCAAGAGGAGGAGCCGAAGCCTTCCGAGGAGCCGGCGCTGGCACGCAATCTGAGCGCCGGCGCAGAGAGCACGGACGCTCGCGACCGTTGGCCAGACTCCGCCGCCGAAACCTCCGCCGGCAGCGAGGACGAGTTTGTCAACGGCGAGGCGCTCGAGTACGAGGACTCCAACGACGCGGGGTCGGCGATGGCTCTCCCCGCCGAGTCTTTTGTCCTGCCCGCTAAGATGTCCCCCGTCCTGCTGGAGGTGCGCTGGCTGCCCCCCAGAGCGCCCACCAGCTACGACGGCTTCAACATCTACATTGGCAGAGACG GTAACACCACTCAGACGGCCAGCGTGGACGAAAGCACTCACGAGTTCTTTACGGAGCTGAGCGAGGCGGGAACGTACAGCCTGCGAGTCGCCAGCCTCAGCGCGGCGGGAGACTGCGAGGCCAGAGAGAGCGCGGCGGACGCCGGATTCACCTTCTACCTCG GTCCCAAGGGTGAGCTTCTGCGTGAGCTGCGGCAGCGTCCGCGAGCAGTCACCGTGCGCCTGCTGAACTCCAGCACGGCCGCCGTGTCCTGGGCCCCGAGCCCGGAGGCCCACGACGGCAGCATCGTGTCCGTGGTGTCCACCACCTGCCTGAAGCCCAGCCCGAGTCAAAGGATGGAGAGCGACTACTGCAGCGAG GAAAACTCAACCAGCGCCAACGTCGGCAACCTGACGCCGGGGGCTCAGTACCGGGTGGTGGTCTACCACACCAACGGACCCCTGATAAGTCCTCCCTCAGAAGCCGTCATCGTGGATATCG AGCCCACGGGCGTGCAAGAGCTGGCCGTGTACCCGCTGAGCCCCACGGCGGTCATGTTGAGCTGGCGGCGTCCCTATCAGGTGACCTTCCGCAAGTACGTCCTCCAGACCTTCTTCTTCAACCCCGTCACGCTGAGCTCCGAGTGGAGCACCTACTACGAGATCGCCGCCACCGCCTCCGTCGTAGCGTCGGTG AGGGTAACCGATCTGCTGCCAGCTTGGTACTATAAGTTCCGCGTGACCATGGTGACGTGGGGCGACCCGCCGCTCACTTGCTGCCACGGCTCCACCGTCAGCTTCGTCACAG CTCCGGAGGCGCCGCACATCTCTTCGGTGGATTACTCCCACGGAGTCCTGTATGTGCGCTGGACATACGGCGAGCTCTTTGTGGACCTGTCGCACTCCAGGATCACGCACTGGCAGGTCGTGGCGGTCGGCAAGAAAGGTTCCGAGAGGAGCTACTCGGTAGAC GTGACTCGAAATGCGATGCGGGCCAGCCTGCCTCTGCCGCCCGGCGACATCTACAACCTGACGGTGACGGCGTGCACCGAGCGCGGCCGCAACACGTCCGCTCCCGGCATCGTCAAACTGG ATCCGGCCCCTCCCAGGTCCGTGCACGCCGTCAACGCCACGCACTCGTCGGTGACTCTGCTGTGGAGCGAGGACGGCGTGGCGGATCACTATCAGGTGCTCTGCAGAGCCAGCCCGGGCGGAAAAGAGGTGACG ACCGGAGAGCCTCGGGTGTCCGGCTCGCACGCGCTGACCGTTTCCGGCCTGATGCCGTCGTCCAGCTACAACTGCAGCGTGGTCAGCGTCAGCTACAGCACGCCCAGCAAGCCCGCCCACGTCACCTTCACCACCGCCG ccAAAGAGATGAACCCCAGCGTGGCGGCCATCTCGGCCTTGGCCATCCTGAGCGTCCTGCTGCTCGGCCTGCTGCTTCTCTTCTTGCTGCTTCTCCGCAAGAAGCACCTGCAGATGAGCAG GGAGTGCGGCGCCGAGACCTTTGTCAACTTTGCTTCGTTCGAAAGGGACGGGAAGCTGCCTTACAACTG GCGAAGAAGCCTCTTTGCCTTCCTTACCCTTCTGCCATCCTGCCTTTGGACTGACTATCTTTTGGCTTTTTATATTAATCCATG GGGCAAGACGGCCTTAAAGAAGCGCAAGCTGACGAG TCCCGTGCAACTGGACGACTTTGAGGCCTACTTCAAGGAGCTGAGCAAAGACTCGGCCTACAAGTTCTCTCTGCAGTTTGAG GAGCTGAAGAGCGTGGGCCTGGACCTTTCCCACGACGCCGCCGACCTGCCCGTCAACAGGCCCAAGAACCGATACACCAACATCCTACCCT ACGACTTCAGCCGGGTGCGGCTCTTTTCCCTGCACGACGACGAAGGCGCCGATTACATCAACGCCAACTACATTCCG ggctACAAACACGCCAAAGAGTACATCGCCACGCAAGGCCCTCTGCCGGAGACGCGCAACGACTTTTGGAAGATGGTCCTGCAGCAGAAGTCGCCCATCGTCGTCATGCTGACACAGTGCAACGAGCGGCGACGG GTCAAGTGCGACCACTACTGGCCCTTCAGCGACGAGCCCGTCACGTACGGCGAGATCAGCGTGGAGATGCTCTCGGAAAACGAGTCGCCCGAGTGGACAGTCAGGAAGTTCCGGCTGGGATAC GCGGACGAGACTCGGGACATCCTGCACCTGAACTACACCTCGTGGCCGGACCACGGCGTTCCCACGGTCAACGCCATCGAGAGCATCCTGCAGTTCGTCCGCATCGTGCGGCAGCAggccaacaagaccaaggagcctATCGTAGTCCACTGCAG CGCCGGCGTGGGCAGAACAGGCACCTTCATGGCCCTGGACCGCCTGATGCAGCACATCCGGGAGCACGACTTTGCCGACATCATGGGAATGGTGGCGGAGATGCGCTCCCACCGCCTTTCCATGGTCCAGACGGAGGAGCAGTACGTGTTCATCCACCAGTGCGTCTTGCTCATGTggcagaagaagaagcagcagcagcagcagcagcagcagcagcagcagcagcaacagcagcagccgctCGCCTCCGACGtcatctacgagaacgccgGCAAGACATAA
- the ptpro gene encoding receptor-type tyrosine-protein phosphatase O isoform X1, with translation MSTLMPSAAGSCLWSRAGRSRLSLQAGGHTVADGCPFKIRHGAINEHFPGPAGQPASQAASARCLLCFQVIAAFRVSVSEAGQIAADLETSDLRENVTAYAAQISGEPRPAVLPFGEPGRPVLFNASFHGLRYSVGLLLQRGLLWSRPVESVSLLTSEQTSAESRAVSSRPVPSARLSTGALLSPTGPLPVSSVHISDYKDSPETGVVFDIDTPAGNVFSRVNISYSEGSERRSMLYKDFDEGKTVFKHWLPGVCYRNVTFQLISEASAYQTAQSDITHVPVHHRTVPYPPLDISWSVVDLSQSPTRESRSAGRLAGRRSRDVPGTQEEEPKPSEEPALARNLSAGAESTDARDRWPDSAAETSAGSEDEFVNGEALEYEDSNDAGSAMALPAESFVLPAKMSPVLLEVRWLPPRAPTSYDGFNIYIGRDGNTTQTASVDESTHEFFTELSEAGTYSLRVASLSAAGDCEARESAADAGFTFYLGPKGELLRELRQRPRAVTVRLLNSSTAAVSWAPSPEAHDGSIVSVVSTTCLKPSPSQRMESDYCSEENSTSANVGNLTPGAQYRVVVYHTNGPLISPPSEAVIVDIEPTGVQELAVYPLSPTAVMLSWRRPYQVTFRKYVLQTFFFNPVTLSSEWSTYYEIAATASVVASVRVTDLLPAWYYKFRVTMVTWGDPPLTCCHGSTVSFVTAPEAPHISSVDYSHGVLYVRWTYGELFVDLSHSRITHWQVVAVGKKGSERSYSVDVTRNAMRASLPLPPGDIYNLTVTACTERGRNTSAPGIVKLDPAPPRSVHAVNATHSSVTLLWSEDGVADHYQVLCRASPGGKEVTTGEPRVSGSHALTVSGLMPSSSYNCSVVSVSYSTPSKPAHVTFTTAAKEMNPSVAAISALAILSVLLLGLLLLFLLLLRKKHLQMSRECGAETFVNFASFERDGKLPYNWRRSLFAFLTLLPSCLWTDYLLAFYINPWGKTALKKRKLTSPVQLDDFEAYFKELSKDSAYKFSLQFEELKSVGLDLSHDAADLPVNRPKNRYTNILPYDFSRVRLFSLHDDEGADYINANYIPGYKHAKEYIATQGPLPETRNDFWKMVLQQKSPIVVMLTQCNERRRVKCDHYWPFSDEPVTYGEISVEMLSENESPEWTVRKFRLGYADETRDILHLNYTSWPDHGVPTVNAIESILQFVRIVRQQANKTKEPIVVHCSAGVGRTGTFMALDRLMQHIREHDFADIMGMVAEMRSHRLSMVQTEEQYVFIHQCVLLMWQKKKQQQQQQQQQQQQQQQQPLASDVIYENAGKT, from the exons ATGAGCACGCTTATGCCTTCTGCGGCCGGCTCGTGCCTTTGGAGCCGAGCCGGCCGTTCCCGTCTCTCGCTTCAGGCCGGTGGCCACACCGTAGCTGATGGCTGCCCGTTCAAAATCAGGCATGGTGCTATCAATGAGCATTTTCCTggcccagccggccagccagccagccaggcagccagcgcACGGTGTCTTTTGTGTTTTCAGGTCATCGCTGCTTTCCGGGTGAGTGTCAGCGAGGCCGGCCAGATCGCGGCGGACCTGGAGACCTCCGACCTTCGGGAGAACGTCACGGCGTACGCGGCGCAGATCAGCGGGGAGCCTCGGCCCGCCGTGCTCCCGTTCGGGGAGCCCGGCCGGCCCGTGCTCTTCAACGCGTCCTTCCACGGCCTGCGCTACAGCGTGGGCCTGCTGCTACAACGAGGACTGCTCTGGTCCAGACCCGTCGAAAGCGTGTCCCTCCTCACCAGTGAGCAGACCTCGGCAGAGTCCCGAGCCGtctcgtcccgtcccgtcccgtcggcGCGCCTTTCGACCGGAGCTCTCCTGTCGCCAACAGGGCCGCTTCCTGTGAGCAGCGTGCACATTTCAGACTACAAGGATTCTCCGGAGACCGGCGTGGTGTTTGACATCGACACTCCCGCGGGAAACGTTTTCAGCAGAGTCAACATCAGCTACAGCGAAGGGAGCGAAAGGCGCTCTATGCTTTACAAAG ACTTCGACGAGGGGAAGACCGTGTTCAAGCACTGGCTACCCGGGGTGTGCTACCGCAACGTCACCTTCCAGCTCATCTCGGAGGCCAGCGCCTACCAGACGGCACAGAGTGACATCACCCACGTGCCCGTGCATCACAGGACGG TGCCGTACCCTCCCCTCGACATCTCGTGGAGCGTCGTGGACCTGAGCCAAAGCCCGACGCGGGAAAGCCGCTCGGCCGGCCGCTTGGCCGGCCGACGCTCCCGCGACGTCCCCGGCACGCAAGAGGAGGAGCCGAAGCCTTCCGAGGAGCCGGCGCTGGCACGCAATCTGAGCGCCGGCGCAGAGAGCACGGACGCTCGCGACCGTTGGCCAGACTCCGCCGCCGAAACCTCCGCCGGCAGCGAGGACGAGTTTGTCAACGGCGAGGCGCTCGAGTACGAGGACTCCAACGACGCGGGGTCGGCGATGGCTCTCCCCGCCGAGTCTTTTGTCCTGCCCGCTAAGATGTCCCCCGTCCTGCTGGAGGTGCGCTGGCTGCCCCCCAGAGCGCCCACCAGCTACGACGGCTTCAACATCTACATTGGCAGAGACG GTAACACCACTCAGACGGCCAGCGTGGACGAAAGCACTCACGAGTTCTTTACGGAGCTGAGCGAGGCGGGAACGTACAGCCTGCGAGTCGCCAGCCTCAGCGCGGCGGGAGACTGCGAGGCCAGAGAGAGCGCGGCGGACGCCGGATTCACCTTCTACCTCG GTCCCAAGGGTGAGCTTCTGCGTGAGCTGCGGCAGCGTCCGCGAGCAGTCACCGTGCGCCTGCTGAACTCCAGCACGGCCGCCGTGTCCTGGGCCCCGAGCCCGGAGGCCCACGACGGCAGCATCGTGTCCGTGGTGTCCACCACCTGCCTGAAGCCCAGCCCGAGTCAAAGGATGGAGAGCGACTACTGCAGCGAG GAAAACTCAACCAGCGCCAACGTCGGCAACCTGACGCCGGGGGCTCAGTACCGGGTGGTGGTCTACCACACCAACGGACCCCTGATAAGTCCTCCCTCAGAAGCCGTCATCGTGGATATCG AGCCCACGGGCGTGCAAGAGCTGGCCGTGTACCCGCTGAGCCCCACGGCGGTCATGTTGAGCTGGCGGCGTCCCTATCAGGTGACCTTCCGCAAGTACGTCCTCCAGACCTTCTTCTTCAACCCCGTCACGCTGAGCTCCGAGTGGAGCACCTACTACGAGATCGCCGCCACCGCCTCCGTCGTAGCGTCGGTG AGGGTAACCGATCTGCTGCCAGCTTGGTACTATAAGTTCCGCGTGACCATGGTGACGTGGGGCGACCCGCCGCTCACTTGCTGCCACGGCTCCACCGTCAGCTTCGTCACAG CTCCGGAGGCGCCGCACATCTCTTCGGTGGATTACTCCCACGGAGTCCTGTATGTGCGCTGGACATACGGCGAGCTCTTTGTGGACCTGTCGCACTCCAGGATCACGCACTGGCAGGTCGTGGCGGTCGGCAAGAAAGGTTCCGAGAGGAGCTACTCGGTAGAC GTGACTCGAAATGCGATGCGGGCCAGCCTGCCTCTGCCGCCCGGCGACATCTACAACCTGACGGTGACGGCGTGCACCGAGCGCGGCCGCAACACGTCCGCTCCCGGCATCGTCAAACTGG ATCCGGCCCCTCCCAGGTCCGTGCACGCCGTCAACGCCACGCACTCGTCGGTGACTCTGCTGTGGAGCGAGGACGGCGTGGCGGATCACTATCAGGTGCTCTGCAGAGCCAGCCCGGGCGGAAAAGAGGTGACG ACCGGAGAGCCTCGGGTGTCCGGCTCGCACGCGCTGACCGTTTCCGGCCTGATGCCGTCGTCCAGCTACAACTGCAGCGTGGTCAGCGTCAGCTACAGCACGCCCAGCAAGCCCGCCCACGTCACCTTCACCACCGCCG ccAAAGAGATGAACCCCAGCGTGGCGGCCATCTCGGCCTTGGCCATCCTGAGCGTCCTGCTGCTCGGCCTGCTGCTTCTCTTCTTGCTGCTTCTCCGCAAGAAGCACCTGCAGATGAGCAG GGAGTGCGGCGCCGAGACCTTTGTCAACTTTGCTTCGTTCGAAAGGGACGGGAAGCTGCCTTACAACTG GCGAAGAAGCCTCTTTGCCTTCCTTACCCTTCTGCCATCCTGCCTTTGGACTGACTATCTTTTGGCTTTTTATATTAATCCATG GGGCAAGACGGCCTTAAAGAAGCGCAAGCTGACGAG TCCCGTGCAACTGGACGACTTTGAGGCCTACTTCAAGGAGCTGAGCAAAGACTCGGCCTACAAGTTCTCTCTGCAGTTTGAG GAGCTGAAGAGCGTGGGCCTGGACCTTTCCCACGACGCCGCCGACCTGCCCGTCAACAGGCCCAAGAACCGATACACCAACATCCTACCCT ACGACTTCAGCCGGGTGCGGCTCTTTTCCCTGCACGACGACGAAGGCGCCGATTACATCAACGCCAACTACATTCCG ggctACAAACACGCCAAAGAGTACATCGCCACGCAAGGCCCTCTGCCGGAGACGCGCAACGACTTTTGGAAGATGGTCCTGCAGCAGAAGTCGCCCATCGTCGTCATGCTGACACAGTGCAACGAGCGGCGACGG GTCAAGTGCGACCACTACTGGCCCTTCAGCGACGAGCCCGTCACGTACGGCGAGATCAGCGTGGAGATGCTCTCGGAAAACGAGTCGCCCGAGTGGACAGTCAGGAAGTTCCGGCTGGGATAC GCGGACGAGACTCGGGACATCCTGCACCTGAACTACACCTCGTGGCCGGACCACGGCGTTCCCACGGTCAACGCCATCGAGAGCATCCTGCAGTTCGTCCGCATCGTGCGGCAGCAggccaacaagaccaaggagcctATCGTAGTCCACTGCAG CGCCGGCGTGGGCAGAACAGGCACCTTCATGGCCCTGGACCGCCTGATGCAGCACATCCGGGAGCACGACTTTGCCGACATCATGGGAATGGTGGCGGAGATGCGCTCCCACCGCCTTTCCATGGTCCAGACGGAGGAGCAGTACGTGTTCATCCACCAGTGCGTCTTGCTCATGTggcagaagaagaagcagcagcagcagcagcagcagcagcagcagcagcagcaacagcagcagccgctCGCCTCCGACGtcatctacgagaacgccgGCAAGACATAA